One window from the genome of Thermus sediminis encodes:
- a CDS encoding 3-hydroxyacyl-CoA dehydrogenase/enoyl-CoA hydratase family protein: MIKKVGVVGAGTMGSGIAALLVSAGVPVVLLDIPGKEDRNEPAKKGLERALKAKPAAFMDPDLARNVEIGNTEDHLERLRDCDWVVEAIVEKPEPKQALYARLEGLLKPTAIVSSNTSGIPMAVLLEGRSEGFRKRFLGTHFFNPPRYLHLLELIPTPETDPQVLEAIRRFGERILGKGTVLAKDRPGFIANRLGVYGMVQAVRLMEKHGLSIDEVDALTGPLLGRPNSATFRTADLTGLDVLRLVTEELAQATGEDFALPPWVLRLVEEGRLGEKAGAGFYKRVNGEILTLDPRTLDYGPRAKPDLPEVRTLRDLPLAERLPRVLELPGKYGAFLRELFAKTAHYTLEKAPEIAYDLVAVDQALEWGFGWEMGPFKNMDAVGLARVKDLLAEHGLPLPELLEKADGAFYKGNTFLGFDGAYHPLPQREGVVSLKALRSEGKTLLEGKEAALLDLGDGVVLLEFRTKMNAIGEGVIRMLQKSLEYVEEKGYLGLVIGNEDPRAFSAGANLALILSGAQEGDWDELSFAVRQFQKASMSLRYSPFPVVVAPFGLTLGGGAEFTLHADLVQAHAELYMGLVEAGVGLLPAGGGTKEMLLRFTEELSPYEEADPFEAVKRAFGLIAMARTSTSALEARKMGFLRDRDRISMNRDFLIADAKRRVLELAPDYRPPLSPRIRVLGSEALGNLRYAVWAFHEAGEITDHDMRIGLEIAYVLSGGEGPAREVSEWDLLDLEREAFLKLLGTRKTQERIAYTLKTGKPLRN, from the coding sequence ATGATCAAGAAGGTAGGCGTGGTGGGCGCGGGGACCATGGGGAGCGGGATCGCGGCCCTCTTGGTGAGCGCCGGCGTCCCGGTGGTCCTCCTGGACATCCCCGGGAAGGAGGACCGGAACGAACCCGCCAAGAAGGGCCTGGAGCGGGCCCTGAAGGCCAAGCCGGCGGCCTTCATGGACCCCGACCTCGCCCGGAACGTGGAGATCGGCAACACCGAGGACCACTTAGAGAGGCTCAGGGACTGCGACTGGGTGGTGGAGGCCATCGTTGAGAAGCCCGAGCCCAAGCAGGCCCTCTACGCTCGCCTCGAAGGCCTCCTCAAGCCCACGGCCATCGTGAGCTCCAACACGAGCGGGATCCCCATGGCAGTCCTCTTGGAGGGGCGCTCCGAGGGCTTCCGCAAGCGCTTCCTGGGGACCCACTTCTTCAACCCGCCCCGCTACCTCCACCTCCTGGAGCTCATCCCCACCCCCGAGACCGACCCCCAGGTCCTGGAGGCGATCCGCCGCTTCGGCGAGCGCATCCTGGGCAAGGGGACGGTCCTGGCCAAGGACCGCCCGGGCTTCATCGCCAACCGCCTGGGGGTCTACGGCATGGTCCAGGCGGTGCGCCTCATGGAGAAACACGGCCTTTCCATTGACGAGGTGGATGCCCTCACCGGGCCTCTCCTGGGCCGCCCTAACTCCGCCACCTTCCGCACCGCTGACCTCACGGGCCTGGACGTGCTCAGGCTCGTGACCGAGGAGCTCGCCCAGGCCACCGGGGAGGACTTCGCCCTGCCCCCTTGGGTCCTCCGCCTGGTGGAGGAGGGCCGTTTGGGGGAGAAGGCTGGGGCGGGGTTCTACAAGCGGGTGAACGGGGAGATCCTCACCCTGGACCCCAGGACCCTAGACTACGGGCCCAGGGCCAAGCCGGACCTCCCGGAGGTTAGGACCCTTCGCGATCTCCCTCTTGCGGAGCGCCTTCCCCGGGTTTTGGAGCTTCCCGGCAAGTACGGGGCCTTCCTCAGGGAGCTTTTCGCCAAGACCGCCCACTACACCCTGGAAAAGGCACCGGAGATCGCCTACGACCTGGTGGCCGTGGACCAGGCCCTGGAGTGGGGCTTTGGCTGGGAGATGGGCCCCTTCAAGAACATGGACGCCGTGGGCCTTGCGAGGGTGAAGGACCTCCTCGCGGAGCATGGCCTCCCCCTCCCCGAGCTCCTAGAGAAGGCGGACGGGGCCTTCTACAAGGGGAATACCTTCCTGGGGTTTGACGGGGCCTACCACCCCCTGCCCCAGCGGGAAGGGGTGGTCTCCCTCAAGGCCCTAAGGTCCGAAGGGAAAACCCTTCTAGAGGGCAAGGAGGCGGCCCTTCTGGACCTGGGGGACGGGGTGGTCCTTCTGGAGTTCCGCACCAAGATGAACGCCATCGGGGAGGGGGTGATCCGCATGCTCCAGAAGAGCCTGGAGTACGTGGAGGAGAAGGGCTACCTGGGCCTCGTCATCGGCAACGAGGACCCCAGGGCCTTCTCCGCCGGGGCCAACCTGGCCCTGATCCTCTCCGGGGCTCAGGAGGGGGATTGGGACGAGCTCTCCTTTGCGGTGCGCCAGTTCCAAAAGGCCTCCATGTCCTTGCGCTACAGCCCCTTCCCCGTGGTGGTGGCCCCCTTCGGCCTCACCCTGGGGGGTGGGGCGGAGTTCACCCTGCACGCTGACCTGGTCCAGGCCCACGCCGAGCTCTACATGGGCCTCGTGGAGGCCGGGGTGGGCCTGCTGCCCGCTGGGGGCGGCACCAAGGAGATGCTCCTCCGCTTCACCGAGGAGCTAAGCCCTTACGAGGAGGCCGATCCCTTTGAGGCGGTGAAACGGGCCTTCGGCCTCATCGCCATGGCCAGGACCTCCACGAGCGCCCTCGAGGCCCGGAAGATGGGCTTCCTGAGGGATAGGGACCGGATCTCCATGAACCGGGACTTCCTCATCGCCGACGCCAAGCGGCGCGTCCTGGAGCTCGCCCCCGACTACCGCCCGCCCCTTTCCCCCAGGATCCGGGTCCTGGGTAGCGAGGCGTTGGGCAACCTCCGCTACGCCGTCTGGGCCTTCCATGAGGCGGGGGAGATCACGGACCACGACATGCGGATCGGCCTGGAGATCGCCTACGTGCTCTCCGGCGGGGAAGGCCCGGCGCGGGAGGTCTCGGAGTGGGACCTTTTGGACCTAGAAAGGGAGGCCTTCCTGAAGCTCCTCGGCACCCGGAAGACCCAGGAGCGCATCGCCTACACCCTGAAGACGGGGAAGCCTCTTAGGAACTAG
- the mfd gene encoding transcription-repair coupling factor: protein MEIALEKLYGHRVALPQVAAALLLAREKPPALLLVPEERLRRYRDLSAFGVPVYPNPGLEALEERALFVMGYEEALSPFPEDPGAFRLVLEVGRIYSREGLLERLLGMGYARDEEVRVLGEVLEVGEVRLEFFGEELERLFVAGEGKRRHVLLSKPGKAEGFTSQKVLHFPGPVYLDIPSLAPKALWPLLAGRPLVALGAGVELPPLDLGTRPIPPYRGSLKALEKDLSRWLAEGKRVHLFVGHARTLDYLKGRLAAFSPLVLDRYPGPKGRLSLLPGAFEGGAEWGEEVLLTEALVFATGAAKARLRLGEGLTDPGALSPGDFLIHPEHGIGQYLGLETREVLGAKRDYLVLRYAGEGRLYLPVEGLPLLKRHPGTTDDPPELSSLGKGEWQRAKERARKDVEELAARLLVLHAKRRATPGRAFPPLPEWDPLVEAGFPHELTPDQRRALEEVLKDLESPHPMDRLVSGDVGFGKTEVALRAAHRVVGHGAQVAFLVPTTLLAEQHGKTFRERFRGLPVRIGVLSRLTPPKEEEAILKGLREGTLDLVIGTHRLLQPDVAFRDLGLLIVDEEHRFGVAQKERIRELKENVDTLYLSATPIPRTLYSALVGLKDLSSIQTPPPGRKPIQTFLAPFDPLLVREAILMELERGGKAFYVHDRVASIEARRGYLENLVPEARIGVVHGQMPEALIEETMLLFAEGAYDVLLATTIIEAGLDIPEAGTILIERADRLGLATLYQLRGRVGRRDQEGYAYLFHPPRLTEAAEKRLHAIADLSDLGSGHLLAERDMEIRGVGNLLGPEQHGHIRALSLEVYTELLEEALRKLKGEEAEERPHVTLDLSLSARLPAEYVGSLEARSRYYSRFAEAKTLAEVSRLVRELKERYGPLPEEAENFVNLTRLRLVAERKGVLSLTEDLTHLQAVFPRFPLDYDAKALRELPFRVEITQYPPGFRLAKRGLRPRDYPEALMQALYLFADR from the coding sequence ATGGAGATCGCCCTGGAGAAGCTTTACGGCCACCGGGTCGCCTTGCCCCAGGTGGCTGCTGCTTTGCTCCTTGCCCGGGAGAAGCCCCCGGCCCTTCTCCTGGTCCCAGAGGAGCGCCTTAGGCGCTACCGGGACCTTTCCGCCTTCGGGGTGCCCGTCTACCCCAATCCGGGCCTCGAGGCCCTGGAGGAGCGGGCCCTCTTCGTCATGGGCTACGAGGAGGCCCTGAGCCCCTTCCCCGAGGATCCCGGGGCCTTTCGGCTCGTGCTGGAGGTGGGCCGGATCTATTCCCGGGAGGGACTCCTGGAGCGCCTTTTGGGGATGGGCTACGCCCGGGACGAGGAGGTGAGGGTCCTAGGGGAGGTCCTGGAGGTGGGGGAGGTGCGCCTGGAGTTCTTCGGGGAGGAACTGGAGCGCCTTTTCGTCGCGGGTGAGGGAAAGAGGCGGCACGTCCTCCTCTCCAAGCCGGGGAAGGCCGAGGGCTTCACCTCCCAAAAGGTCCTCCACTTCCCGGGTCCCGTCTACCTGGACATCCCTTCCCTGGCCCCCAAGGCGCTCTGGCCCCTTCTTGCGGGGAGGCCCCTGGTGGCCCTGGGGGCGGGGGTGGAGCTTCCCCCTCTGGACCTGGGGACGAGGCCCATCCCCCCCTACCGGGGAAGCCTCAAGGCCTTGGAGAAGGACCTTTCCCGCTGGCTTGCTGAGGGGAAGCGGGTCCACCTCTTCGTGGGCCACGCCCGCACCCTGGACTACCTGAAGGGGCGCCTCGCCGCCTTCTCGCCCCTGGTCCTGGACCGGTACCCCGGGCCTAAGGGGCGGCTTTCCCTCCTGCCCGGGGCCTTTGAGGGCGGGGCGGAGTGGGGGGAGGAGGTCCTCCTCACCGAGGCCCTGGTCTTCGCCACCGGGGCAGCAAAGGCCAGGTTGCGCCTAGGGGAGGGCCTTACCGATCCCGGGGCCTTGAGCCCGGGGGACTTCCTCATCCACCCGGAGCACGGCATCGGCCAGTACCTGGGCCTGGAGACCCGGGAGGTCTTGGGGGCCAAGCGGGACTACCTGGTCCTCCGCTACGCCGGGGAGGGGCGGCTCTACCTGCCCGTGGAGGGCCTTCCCCTCCTCAAGCGCCACCCTGGCACCACCGACGACCCCCCGGAGCTCTCCTCCCTGGGCAAGGGGGAGTGGCAGAGGGCCAAGGAGAGGGCCAGGAAGGACGTGGAGGAGCTAGCCGCCAGGCTCCTTGTCCTCCACGCCAAGAGGAGGGCCACCCCGGGCCGGGCCTTTCCCCCTCTCCCCGAGTGGGACCCCCTCGTGGAGGCGGGCTTCCCCCATGAGCTCACCCCCGACCAGAGGCGGGCCCTCGAGGAGGTCCTAAAGGACCTGGAAAGCCCCCATCCCATGGACCGCCTGGTCTCGGGGGACGTGGGCTTTGGCAAGACGGAGGTGGCCCTAAGGGCCGCCCACCGGGTGGTGGGCCACGGGGCCCAGGTGGCCTTCCTGGTGCCCACCACCCTGCTGGCCGAGCAGCACGGCAAGACCTTCCGGGAGCGCTTCCGGGGGCTACCCGTGCGCATAGGGGTCCTCTCCCGCCTCACCCCCCCCAAGGAGGAGGAGGCCATCCTGAAGGGCCTGAGGGAGGGCACCCTGGACCTCGTCATCGGCACCCACCGCCTCCTCCAGCCCGATGTGGCCTTCAGGGACCTGGGCCTTCTCATCGTGGACGAGGAGCACCGCTTCGGCGTGGCCCAGAAGGAGCGCATTCGGGAACTCAAGGAGAACGTGGATACCCTCTACCTCTCCGCCACCCCCATCCCCCGCACCCTCTACTCGGCCCTGGTGGGCCTCAAGGACCTCTCCAGCATCCAGACCCCACCGCCGGGAAGGAAGCCCATCCAGACCTTCCTTGCGCCCTTTGACCCCCTTCTCGTGCGGGAGGCCATCCTGATGGAGCTGGAGCGGGGGGGAAAGGCCTTTTACGTGCACGACCGGGTGGCCTCCATAGAGGCTAGGCGGGGCTACCTGGAGAACCTGGTCCCCGAGGCCCGGATTGGGGTGGTCCACGGGCAGATGCCCGAGGCCCTCATAGAGGAGACCATGCTCCTCTTCGCCGAGGGGGCTTACGATGTCCTCCTCGCCACCACCATCATTGAGGCGGGTCTGGACATCCCCGAGGCGGGCACCATCCTCATTGAGCGGGCGGACCGCTTGGGCCTCGCCACCCTCTACCAGCTAAGGGGCCGGGTGGGAAGGCGGGACCAGGAGGGCTACGCCTACCTCTTCCACCCGCCAAGGCTCACGGAGGCGGCGGAGAAGCGCCTCCACGCCATCGCCGACCTTTCCGACCTGGGAAGCGGCCACCTCCTGGCGGAGCGGGACATGGAGATCAGGGGTGTGGGGAACCTCCTGGGCCCCGAGCAACACGGCCACATCCGGGCCCTCTCCCTGGAGGTCTACACGGAGCTCCTGGAGGAGGCCTTGAGGAAGCTCAAGGGGGAGGAGGCGGAGGAGAGGCCCCACGTGACCCTGGACCTCTCCCTCTCCGCCCGGCTTCCCGCGGAGTACGTGGGGAGCCTCGAGGCCAGGAGCCGCTACTACAGCCGCTTCGCCGAGGCCAAGACCCTGGCGGAGGTTTCCCGCCTGGTGCGGGAGCTCAAGGAGCGCTACGGCCCTCTCCCCGAGGAGGCGGAGAACTTCGTCAACCTCACCCGGCTCCGCCTGGTGGCGGAGAGGAAGGGGGTGCTCTCCCTCACCGAGGACCTCACCCACCTCCAGGCCGTCTTCCCCCGCTTCCCCCTGGACTACGACGCCAAGGCCCTGAGGGAGCTTCCCTTCCGGGTGGAGATCACCCAGTACCCCCCTGGCTTCCGCCTGGCCAAAAGGGGCCTGAGGCCCCGGGACTACCCCGAGGCCCTCATGCAGGCCCTCTACCTCTTCGCCGACCGCTAG
- a CDS encoding DegV family protein has protein sequence MDLGLVTDSASDLSPKVLREEAVGLVPVYVHLLGRRYRDWQELTPDALYQAMRAGAEPVTEPPSAEDFAEVYERHLQVYDRLLSLHVSGELSKTVQRAREAALQVAPTRIRVLDSGMVSAGLGAMVLRAVEMLKRGAEEEAVVREMERMKRSSLYFSVADLSHLARNGRLPRFGEVVGNLLGLRPILRIEKGHIRFLKVARESAVPEALAGLILGEFRGRVARITIAHTEAKSEWLEGLKRSLESALRLERGRITRSGATIAANVGLGALAVHAYAVE, from the coding sequence GTGGACTTGGGTCTCGTCACCGACTCGGCTTCGGACCTTTCCCCCAAGGTTCTCCGGGAGGAGGCGGTGGGCCTGGTGCCCGTCTACGTCCACCTCTTGGGGAGGCGTTACAGGGACTGGCAGGAACTCACCCCGGACGCCCTTTACCAGGCCATGCGGGCGGGGGCGGAGCCCGTGACCGAGCCTCCCAGCGCGGAGGACTTCGCCGAGGTCTACGAGCGCCACCTCCAGGTCTACGACCGCCTCCTTTCCCTCCACGTCTCCGGGGAGCTCTCCAAGACCGTGCAACGGGCCCGGGAGGCGGCCTTGCAGGTGGCCCCCACCCGCATCCGGGTGCTGGACTCAGGGATGGTCTCGGCGGGGCTTGGGGCCATGGTCCTAAGGGCGGTGGAGATGCTGAAGAGGGGTGCTGAGGAGGAGGCGGTGGTGCGGGAAATGGAACGGATGAAGCGTTCCAGTCTCTATTTCAGCGTGGCCGACCTCTCCCACCTGGCCCGCAACGGCCGCCTTCCCCGCTTTGGCGAGGTGGTGGGGAACCTCCTGGGCCTAAGGCCCATCCTGCGCATTGAGAAGGGGCACATCCGCTTCCTCAAGGTGGCCCGGGAGAGCGCGGTACCCGAGGCCTTGGCTGGCCTGATCCTGGGGGAGTTCCGGGGGCGGGTGGCCCGCATCACCATCGCCCACACCGAGGCCAAGAGCGAGTGGCTGGAGGGCCTAAAGCGGAGTCTGGAGAGCGCCCTTCGTCTGGAGCGGGGCCGGATCACCCGCTCCGGGGCCACCATCGCCGCCAACGTGGGCCTCGGGGCTTTGGCGGTGCACGCCTACGCGGTAGAATAG